A DNA window from Rhizobium sp. NXC14 contains the following coding sequences:
- a CDS encoding NADH-quinone oxidoreductase subunit E, whose product MSVRRLAEDQFQPAAFAFSDENAVWADKTIQKYPAGRQQSAVIPLLMRAQEQDGWVTRAAIEKIADMLDMAYIRVLEVATFYTQFQLHPIGTRAHVQVCGTTPCMLRGSEALMSVCKSKIHAHPFERNAEGTLSWEEVECLGACVNAPMVMIGKDTYEDLTPERLEEIIDTFAAGNGASIKPGTQIDRIFSAPEGGPTSLTTEEPKARTRAKKADTETVAAPVDGAPVPPSEAGRPKSTDAETNAALKTPATAPKAAAKNAKAAAQQPVSGTAPAEPALAAAKAETAPASKPSLTDKNRPAGIEKPAAPDDLKMISGVGPKIEAILNEIGIFTFSQVAGWKKAEREWVDGYLNFRGRIERDDWVKQAKALAKGGEAEYIKVFGKKPR is encoded by the coding sequence ATGTCCGTTCGTCGATTAGCCGAAGATCAATTTCAGCCTGCCGCATTCGCCTTCAGCGATGAAAATGCGGTCTGGGCGGACAAGACGATCCAGAAATACCCCGCCGGCCGCCAGCAGTCGGCGGTCATTCCGCTGCTGATGAGGGCGCAGGAACAGGACGGCTGGGTCACGCGCGCGGCGATCGAAAAGATCGCCGACATGCTCGACATGGCCTATATCAGAGTGCTCGAGGTCGCGACCTTCTATACGCAGTTCCAGTTGCATCCTATCGGCACGCGCGCCCATGTCCAGGTCTGCGGCACGACGCCCTGCATGCTGCGCGGCTCGGAAGCGCTGATGTCGGTCTGCAAGAGCAAGATCCATGCCCATCCCTTCGAGCGCAATGCCGAAGGCACGCTCTCCTGGGAAGAGGTCGAATGTCTTGGCGCCTGCGTCAACGCCCCGATGGTGATGATCGGGAAGGACACTTACGAAGACCTGACGCCGGAGCGCCTCGAAGAGATCATCGACACCTTTGCCGCCGGCAATGGCGCGAGCATCAAGCCGGGCACCCAGATCGACCGGATATTCTCAGCACCTGAAGGCGGCCCGACCTCGCTGACGACGGAAGAGCCGAAGGCAAGGACACGCGCCAAGAAGGCCGATACCGAAACCGTGGCGGCGCCGGTCGACGGCGCGCCGGTCCCGCCCTCCGAGGCCGGCCGCCCAAAGAGCACCGATGCCGAGACCAATGCCGCCTTGAAGACGCCGGCAACGGCGCCGAAGGCAGCAGCGAAGAATGCCAAGGCAGCCGCGCAGCAGCCGGTTTCCGGCACGGCGCCTGCCGAGCCGGCGCTTGCTGCGGCCAAGGCCGAAACCGCTCCGGCGTCCAAGCCCAGCCTGACCGACAAGAACCGTCCAGCCGGCATCGAAAAGCCCGCCGCACCGGATGACCTGAAGATGATCTCCGGCGTCGGTCCGAAGATCGAGGCGATATTGAATGAAATCGGCATCTTCACCTTCTCGCAGGTCGCTGGCTGGAAGAAGGCCGAGCGCGAATGGGTCGATGGCTACCTGAATTTCCGCGGCCGCATCGAGCGTGACGACTGGGTCAAGCAGGCCAAGGCGCTCGCCAAGGGCGGCGAAGCGGAATATATCAAGGTCTTCGGCAAGAAGCCGCGGTAA
- the nuoF gene encoding NADH-quinone oxidoreductase subunit NuoF: MLQDKDRIFTNIYGLKDKSLKGAMSRGHWDGTKQILEKGRDWIINEMKASGLRGRGGAGFPTGLKWSFMPKESDGRPHYLVVNADESEPGTCKDRDIMRHDPHTLIEGCVVASFAMGANTAYIYVRGEYIREREALQAAIDECYDYGLLGKNNKLGWDMDIFVHHGAGAYICGEETALLESLEGKKGQPRLKPPFPANMGLYGCPTTVNNVESIAVAPTILRRGAGWFSSIGRPNNVGTKLFMLSGHVNKPCTVEEEMGITFRELVDRHAGGIRGGWDNLLAVIPGGASCPIVPAKDIIDCPMDFDGLRGVGSSFGTAASIVMDKSTDVIKAIARISAFFKHESCGQCTPCREGTGWMWRVMERMAKGNAQKREIDMLFQVTKQIEGHTICALGDAAAWPVQGLIRNFRPEIEKRIDQYTASALDHGAVLEAAE; the protein is encoded by the coding sequence ATGTTACAAGATAAAGACCGCATCTTTACCAACATCTACGGCCTCAAGGACAAGTCCCTGAAGGGCGCGATGAGCCGCGGCCACTGGGATGGCACCAAGCAGATCCTCGAAAAGGGCCGCGATTGGATCATCAACGAGATGAAGGCCTCTGGCCTTCGCGGCCGCGGCGGCGCCGGCTTCCCCACGGGTCTCAAATGGTCCTTCATGCCGAAGGAAAGCGACGGCCGCCCGCATTACCTCGTCGTCAATGCCGACGAGTCGGAGCCCGGCACCTGCAAGGACCGCGACATCATGCGCCACGATCCGCACACGCTGATCGAAGGCTGCGTCGTCGCGAGCTTCGCCATGGGCGCCAATACCGCTTATATCTATGTGCGCGGCGAATATATCCGCGAGCGCGAAGCGCTGCAGGCGGCGATCGATGAATGTTATGATTACGGTCTGCTCGGCAAGAACAACAAGCTCGGCTGGGACATGGACATCTTCGTCCATCACGGCGCCGGCGCCTATATCTGCGGCGAGGAAACCGCGCTGCTCGAGAGCCTCGAGGGCAAGAAGGGCCAGCCGCGGCTCAAGCCGCCGTTCCCCGCCAATATGGGTCTCTACGGCTGCCCGACGACCGTCAACAACGTCGAATCGATCGCTGTCGCGCCGACGATCCTGCGCCGCGGCGCCGGCTGGTTCTCTTCTATCGGCCGTCCGAACAATGTCGGCACCAAGCTGTTCATGCTCTCCGGCCACGTCAACAAGCCGTGCACCGTCGAAGAGGAAATGGGTATCACCTTCCGCGAACTGGTCGACCGCCACGCCGGCGGCATCCGCGGCGGCTGGGACAATCTGCTCGCCGTCATTCCGGGCGGCGCATCCTGCCCGATCGTTCCGGCCAAGGACATCATCGATTGCCCGATGGATTTCGACGGCCTGCGCGGTGTCGGCTCCTCCTTCGGCACGGCCGCCTCGATCGTCATGGACAAGTCCACCGACGTCATCAAGGCGATCGCCCGCATCTCCGCGTTCTTCAAGCATGAGAGCTGTGGCCAGTGCACGCCCTGCCGCGAAGGCACTGGCTGGATGTGGCGCGTGATGGAGCGCATGGCCAAGGGCAATGCCCAGAAGCGCGAAATCGACATGCTATTCCAGGTGACGAAGCAAATCGAAGGCCACACCATCTGTGCGCTAGGCGACGCCGCAGCATGGCCGGTGCAGGGTCTGATCCGTAACTTCCGCCCTGAGATCGAAAAGCGAATCGACCAGTATACGGCAAGTGCGCTCGACCACGGGGCGGTTTTGGAGGCGGCTGAATAA
- a CDS encoding 5' DNA nuclease: MTDKASKSGKKEETADFAAGFGRLAAEMLENAQAMPVHPLMAHPAAAFAAATAIGFGLSTQMASAFFGALQGALETTGKLAAALDDTPPDEPAPAVDIRPENIRPAVKAFRKPAADNPAVERKAGPRLTVVKPAAEPVPASRPKPAVKAKAAQRTAKADDLKLIAGIGPKLEQVLNTKGIRGFADIAAWTDEDIARLDAELGLSGRIARDDWIGQAKVLAGRGRRRK, encoded by the coding sequence ATGACGGACAAGGCATCCAAGAGTGGGAAGAAGGAAGAGACCGCCGATTTCGCGGCCGGCTTCGGCCGTCTTGCCGCCGAGATGCTGGAAAACGCGCAGGCAATGCCTGTGCATCCGCTGATGGCGCACCCTGCCGCAGCCTTTGCCGCCGCAACGGCAATCGGTTTCGGCCTCTCGACGCAGATGGCGAGCGCCTTTTTCGGAGCCTTACAGGGCGCTCTGGAAACGACGGGCAAACTCGCCGCAGCCCTTGATGACACGCCGCCCGACGAACCGGCGCCGGCGGTCGACATACGACCGGAAAATATCCGCCCGGCCGTCAAGGCTTTCCGCAAGCCCGCGGCCGACAATCCTGCGGTCGAGCGGAAGGCTGGGCCGAGGCTGACAGTCGTCAAGCCGGCTGCCGAACCGGTTCCGGCGAGCCGGCCAAAGCCGGCTGTGAAAGCAAAAGCCGCTCAGCGGACTGCAAAGGCCGACGATCTCAAGCTGATCGCCGGCATCGGCCCGAAGCTGGAGCAGGTGCTGAACACCAAAGGCATTCGCGGCTTCGCCGATATTGCCGCCTGGACCGACGAGGATATCGCCCGGCTCGACGCCGAGCTCGGCCTTAGCGGCCGCATCGCGCGTGATGACTGGATTGGGCAGGCGAAGGTTCTGGCCGGGCGGGGCCGCAGAAGGAAATGA
- the nuoG gene encoding NADH-quinone oxidoreductase subunit NuoG produces MAKLKIDGNEIEVPDHFTLLQACEDAGAEVPRFCFHERLSVAGNCRMCLVEVKGGPPKPQASCAMSVRDIRGGPNGELPEVFTNTPMVKKAREGVMEFLLINHPLDCPICDQGGECDLQDQAMAFGIDTSRYQEDKRAVEDKYIGPLVKTVMNRCIHCTRCVRFTTEVAGISELGLIGRGEDAEITTYLEQAMTSELQGNVVDLCPVGALTSKPFAFTARPWELNKTESIDVMDAVGSAIRVDTRGREVMRILPRVNEAINEEWISDKSRFIWDGLKTQRLDRPYVRRDGRLQPASWAEAFGAIKAAVSATSGDKIGAIAGDLASVEEMYALSELVKSLGSANLDCRQDGTALDPSLGRASYLFNPTIAGIDQADALLIIGANPRFEAAILNARIRKRWRRGKFPIGVIGEPSELRYSYDYLGGGPDTLKDLVDGGHAFADVLKNAAKPMIIIGQGALSRSDGAGVLASAAKLAGSVGAVVDGWNGFAVLHTAASRVGGLDLGFVPGAKGVSAAEMLTAMDVLFLLGADELDFTAKKAKLTVYIGSHGDNGAHHADVILPAAAYTEKSGTWVNTEGRVQMGNRAGFAPGDAREDWAIIRALSDVLGKKLPFDSLSELRGRLYAAFPHFAAIDEIAETDSAQIAAVAKKAGKMNKSGFASPVKDFYLTNPIARASAVMAECSALARNNFKVAAE; encoded by the coding sequence ATGGCAAAACTGAAGATTGACGGCAACGAGATCGAAGTTCCGGATCATTTCACGCTATTGCAGGCGTGTGAGGATGCCGGCGCCGAAGTTCCGCGCTTCTGCTTCCACGAGCGCTTGTCGGTTGCCGGCAACTGCCGCATGTGCCTTGTCGAGGTGAAGGGCGGCCCGCCGAAGCCGCAGGCTTCCTGCGCCATGAGCGTGCGCGACATCCGGGGCGGCCCGAATGGCGAACTGCCCGAGGTCTTCACCAACACGCCAATGGTCAAGAAGGCCCGCGAAGGCGTGATGGAGTTCCTGCTGATCAATCATCCCCTCGATTGCCCGATCTGCGACCAAGGCGGCGAATGCGACCTGCAGGATCAGGCGATGGCCTTCGGCATCGACACCTCGCGCTACCAGGAAGACAAGCGCGCCGTCGAGGACAAGTATATCGGCCCGCTCGTCAAGACGGTGATGAACCGCTGCATCCATTGCACGCGCTGTGTCCGCTTCACCACTGAGGTTGCCGGCATTTCCGAGCTGGGCCTGATCGGCCGCGGCGAGGATGCCGAGATCACTACTTATCTCGAACAGGCGATGACCTCCGAACTGCAGGGCAACGTCGTCGACCTCTGCCCGGTCGGCGCGCTCACCTCCAAGCCCTTTGCTTTCACCGCGCGCCCCTGGGAATTGAACAAGACCGAGTCGATCGACGTCATGGATGCCGTCGGTTCGGCGATCCGCGTCGACACCCGTGGCCGTGAAGTGATGCGCATCCTGCCGCGTGTCAACGAGGCGATCAACGAAGAGTGGATTTCCGACAAGAGCCGCTTCATCTGGGACGGTTTGAAGACGCAGCGCCTCGACCGGCCTTACGTCCGCCGCGACGGCCGCCTGCAGCCGGCGAGCTGGGCCGAAGCCTTCGGCGCCATCAAGGCTGCTGTCAGCGCCACCTCGGGTGACAAGATTGGTGCGATCGCGGGCGACCTCGCTTCCGTCGAAGAAATGTATGCGCTCTCCGAACTGGTGAAGTCGCTGGGATCGGCCAATCTCGACTGTCGCCAGGATGGGACGGCACTCGATCCGTCGCTCGGCCGCGCCAGCTACCTTTTCAACCCGACAATTGCTGGTATCGACCAGGCCGACGCGCTGCTGATCATCGGCGCCAATCCGCGCTTCGAGGCGGCTATCCTCAATGCCCGCATCCGCAAGCGCTGGCGCCGCGGCAAGTTCCCGATCGGCGTGATCGGCGAGCCCAGTGAACTGCGTTACAGCTACGACTATCTCGGCGGCGGACCTGACACACTGAAGGATCTGGTCGACGGCGGTCATGCCTTCGCCGACGTCCTGAAGAACGCCGCCAAGCCGATGATCATCATCGGCCAGGGCGCGCTGTCGCGCAGCGATGGCGCCGGCGTACTCGCAAGTGCCGCCAAGCTTGCCGGTTCGGTCGGTGCGGTCGTCGACGGCTGGAACGGCTTTGCCGTCCTCCACACTGCCGCTTCGCGCGTCGGCGGCCTCGACCTCGGCTTCGTACCCGGTGCCAAGGGCGTCAGCGCCGCCGAGATGCTGACGGCAATGGACGTGCTCTTCCTGCTTGGCGCCGACGAACTCGACTTCACCGCCAAGAAGGCCAAGCTCACCGTCTATATCGGCTCGCACGGCGATAACGGCGCCCACCATGCCGACGTGATCCTGCCGGCCGCAGCCTATACCGAAAAGTCCGGCACCTGGGTCAATACCGAAGGCCGTGTCCAGATGGGCAACCGCGCAGGCTTTGCGCCGGGTGATGCCCGCGAGGACTGGGCGATCATTCGCGCCCTGTCGGACGTGCTCGGCAAGAAGCTTCCCTTCGATTCGCTGAGCGAACTGCGCGGCCGGCTCTATGCCGCTTTCCCGCATTTCGCCGCCATCGACGAGATCGCCGAAACCGATAGCGCCCAAATTGCCGCAGTCGCGAAAAAAGCCGGCAAGATGAACAAGTCAGGGTTTGCGTCGCCGGTCAAAGACTTCTATTTGACGAACCCGATAGCGCGCGCCTCGGCTGTCATGGCCGAGTGCTCGGCATTGGCCCGCAACAATTTCAAAGTCGCGGCAGAGTAA
- the nuoH gene encoding NADH-quinone oxidoreductase subunit NuoH: protein MDSFFSTYVWPGIIMIGQSLLLLVCLLVFIAYVLLADRKIWAAVQLRRGPNVVGPFGLFQSFADLLKFVFKEPIIPAGANKAVFLLAPLVTVLLALSTWAVVPLADGWVIANINVGILYIFAISSLEVYGIIMGGWASNSKYPFLGALRSAAQMVSYEVSIGFVIVTVLLCVGSLNLTDIVNAQHNGLGTMLGLPASFLDWHWLSLFPMFIVFFISALAETNRPPFDLPEAESELVAGFMVEYGSSPYMMFMLGEYAAVCLMCSLTTILFLGGWLPPVDIWILNWVPGIIWFMLKACFVFFMFAMVKAFVPRYRYDQLMRLGWKVFLPLSLTMVIIVAFVLKLMGWA from the coding sequence ATGGATTCTTTCTTCTCAACCTATGTCTGGCCGGGGATCATCATGATCGGTCAGTCGCTGCTGCTTCTCGTCTGCCTGCTCGTCTTCATCGCTTACGTGCTGCTTGCCGACCGCAAGATCTGGGCGGCGGTGCAGCTGCGCCGCGGTCCGAACGTCGTCGGTCCCTTCGGCCTGTTCCAGTCCTTCGCCGACCTTCTGAAGTTCGTCTTCAAGGAGCCGATCATTCCGGCCGGCGCCAACAAGGCGGTGTTCCTGCTGGCCCCGCTGGTTACGGTGCTTCTGGCGCTGTCGACCTGGGCGGTGGTGCCGCTCGCCGACGGCTGGGTGATCGCCAACATCAATGTCGGCATCCTCTATATTTTCGCGATCTCCTCTCTCGAAGTCTACGGCATCATCATGGGCGGCTGGGCTTCGAACTCGAAATACCCGTTCCTCGGCGCGCTGCGCTCGGCCGCACAGATGGTGTCCTATGAAGTCTCGATCGGCTTCGTCATCGTCACCGTTCTGCTCTGCGTCGGCTCGCTCAACCTGACCGACATCGTCAATGCGCAGCACAATGGCCTCGGCACCATGCTCGGCCTGCCGGCCTCGTTCCTCGACTGGCACTGGCTGTCGCTGTTCCCGATGTTCATCGTCTTCTTTATCTCGGCGCTCGCCGAGACGAACCGCCCGCCTTTCGACCTTCCGGAAGCGGAGTCGGAACTTGTCGCCGGCTTCATGGTCGAATACGGCTCCTCGCCATACATGATGTTCATGCTAGGCGAATATGCCGCCGTCTGCCTGATGTGCTCGCTGACGACGATCCTCTTCCTCGGCGGCTGGCTGCCTCCGGTCGATATCTGGATCCTCAACTGGGTCCCTGGCATCATCTGGTTCATGCTGAAGGCATGCTTCGTGTTCTTCATGTTCGCGATGGTCAAAGCCTTCGTCCCGCGCTACCGCTACGACCAGCTCATGCGTCTCGGCTGGAAAGTCTTCCTGCCGCTGTCGCTCACTATGGTGATTATCGTTGCATTCGTGCTGAAACTGATGGGATGGGCGTAA
- the nuoI gene encoding NADH-quinone oxidoreductase subunit NuoI: protein MASLSSSINSLFLKEFFGAFFLSMRYFFRQKATINYPFEKGPVSPRFRGEHALRRYPNGEERCIACKLCEAICPAQAITIEAGPRRNDGTRRTVRYDIDMVKCIYCGFCQEACPVDAIVEGPNFEFATETREELYFDKARLLDNGDRWEREIARNIAIDSPYR, encoded by the coding sequence ATGGCAAGCTTGTCCAGCTCCATCAACTCGCTGTTCCTCAAGGAATTCTTCGGCGCGTTCTTTCTGTCGATGCGCTATTTCTTCCGCCAGAAGGCGACGATCAATTACCCCTTCGAAAAGGGCCCGGTCTCCCCACGATTCCGCGGCGAGCACGCGCTGCGCCGTTATCCGAACGGCGAGGAACGCTGCATCGCCTGCAAGCTCTGCGAGGCGATCTGTCCTGCCCAGGCCATCACCATCGAGGCCGGTCCGCGCCGCAACGACGGCACACGCCGCACGGTGCGCTATGACATCGACATGGTGAAGTGCATCTATTGCGGCTTCTGCCAGGAAGCCTGCCCGGTCGATGCGATCGTCGAAGGTCCGAATTTCGAATTTGCGACGGAAACCCGCGAAGAGCTCTATTTCGACAAGGCGCGCCTTCTCGATAACGGAGACCGGTGGGAGCGTGAAATCGCCCGCAACATCGCGATCGACTCGCCGTATCGCTGA
- a CDS encoding NADH-quinone oxidoreductase subunit J, producing the protein MGLQALFFYLFAFVAVASAFMVIWAKNPVHSVLFLILVFFNAAGLFLLLGAEFLAMILLVVYVGAVAVLFLFVVMMLDIDFTELRAGVLEYAPIGGLIGIILAAELIVVIGGSVISPDIAKSVAMPIPALSERTNTAALGDVLYTNYVYFFQIAGLVLLVAMIGAIVLTLRHRTNIKRQNISRQVARTPATAVEVVSVKPGQGV; encoded by the coding sequence ATGGGTCTGCAGGCTCTATTTTTCTATCTTTTCGCCTTTGTCGCTGTGGCGTCGGCGTTCATGGTCATCTGGGCGAAGAACCCGGTTCACTCGGTTCTGTTCCTGATCCTGGTGTTCTTCAACGCGGCCGGCCTGTTCCTGCTGCTCGGCGCCGAGTTCCTGGCGATGATCCTGCTCGTCGTTTATGTCGGCGCCGTCGCCGTCCTCTTCCTCTTTGTGGTGATGATGCTCGACATTGACTTCACCGAATTGAGGGCAGGCGTGCTCGAATATGCGCCGATCGGCGGGTTGATTGGGATCATCCTGGCGGCCGAGTTGATCGTCGTGATCGGCGGCAGCGTCATCTCGCCTGATATCGCCAAGTCAGTCGCCATGCCGATCCCGGCGCTCAGCGAGCGTACGAATACGGCCGCTCTCGGCGACGTGCTTTACACCAACTACGTCTATTTCTTCCAGATTGCCGGCTTGGTGCTGCTGGTCGCCATGATCGGCGCGATCGTGCTGACGCTGAGGCATCGCACCAACATCAAGCGGCAGAATATCTCAAGGCAGGTTGCCCGCACGCCCGCCACCGCCGTCGAGGTGGTGTCGGTCAAGCCCGGGCAGGGCGTCTAA
- the nuoK gene encoding NADH-quinone oxidoreductase subunit NuoK, which produces MVIGLSHYLTVSAILFTLGVFGIFLNRKNVIVILMSVELILLAVNINMVAFSHFLNDIVGQVFALFILTVAAAEAAIGLAILVVFYRNRGSIAVEDVNMMKG; this is translated from the coding sequence ATGGTCATCGGACTTTCCCATTACCTGACGGTCAGCGCCATCCTCTTCACGCTCGGCGTCTTCGGCATCTTCCTCAACCGGAAGAACGTCATCGTCATCCTTATGTCGGTCGAACTGATCCTGCTTGCTGTCAACATCAACATGGTCGCCTTCTCTCACTTCCTGAACGACATTGTCGGTCAGGTCTTCGCGCTGTTCATTCTGACGGTCGCGGCTGCCGAAGCGGCGATCGGTCTTGCAATTCTCGTTGTCTTCTACCGCAACCGCGGCTCGATCGCGGTCGAAGACGTCAATATGATGAAGGGCTGA
- the nuoL gene encoding NADH-quinone oxidoreductase subunit L has translation MFLYKAIVFLPLIGAIVAGLFGRAIGAKASEYVTSGLMIIAGILSWIVFFNVGMGHLEGGPIKVEVLRWIQSGGIDVSWSLRVDTLTSVMLIVVNTVSTLVHIYSIGYMHTDPHRPRFFAYLSLFTFAMLMLVTADNLAQMFFGWEGVGLASYLLIGFWFKKPSATAAAMKAFIVNRVGDFGFVLGIAGVFVLFGSINLDTIFANASNFAPHEGGGEASEVILNLFGMQLDKAHALTGICLLLFMGAMGKSAQFLLHTWLPDAMEGPTPVSALIHAATMVTAGVFLVARMSPLFELSPDALTVVTVIGAITAFFAATVGLVQNDIKRVIAYSTCSQLGYMFVALGVGAYGAAIFHLFTHAFFKALLFLCAGSVIHAVDGEQDMRYMGGLWPHIKVTGILMIIGTLAITGVGIPFTPIGLAGFFSKDVIIEATYASHSPVSGFAFSLLVIAALFTSFYSWRLIFMTFFGKPRASHEVMHHVHESPQVMLVPLYILALGAMFAGVIFEGRFYGEEYAEFWKGALFTGAENELVEQFHHVPALVGLSPFIAMVLGFVIAWYMYIRSPQTPRVLAKQHRVLYHFLLNKWYFDELYDFLFVRTARALGRFLWKKGDVGVIDAYGPNGVAARVVAVTDRVVRLQTGYLYHYAFAMLLGIAALVTWMMLGSSF, from the coding sequence ATGTTCCTCTATAAGGCTATTGTCTTTCTTCCCTTGATCGGCGCGATCGTCGCCGGCCTTTTCGGCCGCGCCATCGGCGCCAAGGCTTCGGAATATGTCACCAGCGGCCTGATGATCATTGCCGGCATCCTGTCCTGGATCGTCTTCTTTAACGTCGGCATGGGCCATCTTGAAGGCGGGCCGATCAAGGTCGAGGTGCTGCGCTGGATCCAGTCCGGCGGCATCGACGTCTCCTGGTCGCTGCGCGTGGATACGCTCACCTCCGTCATGCTGATCGTGGTCAACACGGTCTCGACGCTGGTGCATATCTATTCGATCGGCTACATGCATACCGATCCGCATCGCCCGCGCTTCTTTGCCTATCTGTCGCTCTTCACCTTCGCCATGCTGATGCTGGTGACAGCCGACAATCTTGCCCAGATGTTCTTCGGCTGGGAAGGCGTCGGTCTCGCCTCCTATCTACTGATCGGCTTCTGGTTCAAGAAGCCTTCGGCGACGGCCGCGGCGATGAAGGCTTTCATCGTCAACCGCGTCGGCGACTTCGGTTTCGTGCTCGGCATTGCCGGCGTCTTCGTGCTGTTCGGCTCGATCAACCTCGATACGATCTTCGCTAATGCATCGAATTTCGCCCCGCATGAAGGCGGCGGCGAGGCGAGCGAAGTGATCCTCAACCTCTTCGGCATGCAGCTCGACAAGGCGCATGCGCTGACCGGCATCTGCCTGCTGCTATTCATGGGCGCGATGGGCAAGTCGGCGCAGTTCCTGCTGCACACCTGGCTGCCGGACGCGATGGAAGGCCCGACCCCGGTCTCGGCCCTCATCCATGCCGCCACCATGGTCACCGCCGGCGTCTTCCTCGTCGCCCGCATGTCGCCGCTCTTCGAATTGTCGCCCGACGCACTGACCGTCGTTACCGTCATCGGCGCGATCACCGCCTTCTTCGCGGCAACTGTCGGCCTGGTCCAGAACGACATCAAGCGCGTCATCGCCTATTCCACCTGCTCGCAGCTCGGCTACATGTTCGTGGCGCTCGGGGTAGGGGCCTATGGTGCCGCGATCTTCCATCTCTTTACGCACGCCTTCTTCAAGGCGCTGCTCTTCCTCTGCGCCGGCTCGGTCATCCATGCCGTCGATGGCGAGCAGGACATGCGCTACATGGGTGGCCTGTGGCCGCATATTAAAGTGACCGGCATCCTGATGATCATCGGCACGCTGGCGATCACCGGCGTCGGCATTCCCTTCACGCCGATCGGCCTTGCCGGCTTCTTCTCCAAGGACGTGATCATCGAGGCGACCTATGCATCGCATTCGCCGGTCTCGGGCTTCGCCTTCTCGCTGCTGGTCATTGCGGCTCTCTTCACCAGCTTCTACTCCTGGCGCCTGATCTTCATGACCTTCTTCGGCAAGCCGCGCGCTTCGCATGAGGTCATGCACCACGTCCACGAGTCGCCGCAGGTCATGCTGGTGCCGCTCTATATCCTTGCGCTCGGCGCCATGTTTGCGGGCGTGATCTTCGAAGGCCGGTTCTACGGTGAGGAATATGCCGAGTTCTGGAAGGGCGCACTCTTTACCGGCGCCGAGAACGAACTCGTCGAACAGTTCCACCATGTTCCGGCGCTGGTGGGCCTGAGCCCCTTCATCGCCATGGTGCTCGGCTTCGTCATTGCCTGGTACATGTATATCCGCTCGCCGCAGACGCCGCGCGTCCTCGCCAAGCAGCACCGCGTGCTCTACCACTTCCTGCTCAACAAGTGGTATTTCGACGAACTCTACGACTTCCTCTTCGTCCGCACGGCAAGGGCGCTTGGCCGCTTCCTGTGGAAGAAGGGTGACGTCGGCGTCATCGATGCCTATGGCCCGAACGGCGTGGCAGCCCGCGTTGTAGCCGTCACCGACCGCGTCGTCCGCCTGCAGACCGGTTACCTCTATCACTATGCATTCGCCATGCTGCTCGGCATTGCGGCGCTCGTTACCTGGATGATGCTCGGGAGTTCCTTCTGA